The following proteins come from a genomic window of Corallococcus sp. NCRR:
- a CDS encoding DNA topoisomerase IB, producing MTQLERLRQDGHRRLGTMKRGFRYVDARGRAVSPAERERIDALRLPPAWTDVAISPRGSARLQAVGRDGAGRWQYRYSEAHTQKQRDAKYQRIVGFAQALPKMRRQVSKDLRKRGLGRERVLAGMLRILGTCFIRPGSERYAEEHGSFGLATLRARHVKVHGDTVVFDYPGKSGVRQHRELKDRRVATLVRQLLKVPGRDVFKFVLDDGAVVDVRRRHINEYIQQVMGPGYSAKDFRTWAGTLICACALARARERVKEDGDGGPVKKTVLKKSMVAAVREASEQLGNTPAVAKASYIYPSVLVLFERGQVVDRYFKSVDELAASAGEGMHCSEKALLHMLGKTKLSAKQASV from the coding sequence ACCGGCGGCTGGGGACGATGAAGCGGGGCTTCCGCTACGTGGACGCGCGGGGCCGGGCGGTATCGCCAGCGGAGCGGGAGCGAATCGACGCACTGCGGCTGCCTCCCGCCTGGACGGACGTGGCCATTTCGCCCAGGGGGTCCGCGCGCCTTCAAGCCGTGGGGCGGGACGGGGCGGGCCGCTGGCAGTACCGCTACAGCGAGGCGCACACGCAGAAGCAGCGGGACGCGAAGTACCAGCGCATCGTGGGCTTCGCGCAGGCGCTGCCGAAGATGCGGCGCCAGGTGAGCAAGGACTTGCGCAAGCGGGGGCTGGGCCGGGAGCGGGTGCTCGCGGGGATGCTGCGCATCCTGGGCACCTGCTTCATCCGCCCGGGCAGCGAGCGCTACGCGGAGGAGCACGGCAGCTTCGGGCTGGCCACGCTGCGCGCCCGGCACGTGAAGGTGCACGGCGACACGGTGGTGTTCGACTACCCGGGCAAGTCCGGCGTGCGGCAGCACCGCGAGCTGAAGGACCGGCGCGTGGCGACGCTGGTGCGGCAGTTGTTGAAGGTGCCCGGGCGCGACGTCTTCAAGTTCGTGCTGGATGACGGCGCGGTGGTGGACGTGCGGCGCCGGCACATCAACGAGTACATCCAGCAGGTGATGGGCCCGGGCTACAGCGCGAAGGACTTCCGCACCTGGGCGGGCACGCTCATCTGCGCCTGCGCGCTGGCGAGGGCCCGCGAGCGCGTGAAGGAGGACGGCGACGGCGGCCCGGTGAAGAAGACCGTGCTCAAGAAGAGCATGGTGGCCGCGGTGCGCGAGGCCTCCGAGCAGTTGGGCAACACGCCCGCGGTGGCGAAGGCGTCGTACATCTACCCGTCCGTGCTCGTCCTCTTCGAGCGGGGCCAGGTGGTCGACCGCTACTTCAAGTCCGTGGACGAGCTGGCGGCGAGCGCGGGCGAAGGCATGCACTGCTCGGAGAAGGCGCTGCTGCACATGCTGGGCAAGACGAAGCTCAGCGCGAAGCAGGCTTCCGTGTAA
- a CDS encoding peptidase domain-containing ABC transporter, producing the protein MGAWRELKRRWRRVPFLQQFTAADCGPTCLAMVLAYHGAPARPAEVRGAVGAGRGGAHALALVEAAKRFGLDARGVSVGMDELPALDRGSILHWEFNHYVVFDGLWRGGVDVVDPALGRRRLSWDAFRDAFTGVALLFEPTPALRGGHTRPALLRRLPALLRGHAGNWTRIFAVSLVLQVLSLVLPFLTGMAVDRVVPRQDTSLLAALGVGVGLVLVCHVLATSLRSALLVRLRVALDVGMAGQLVRHLVSLPYAFLQQRSSGDLMMRINSLAIIREALGSATLAVMLDGLLIVSSVAMLAGLSRPLLLAVGAVAVAQVLVLLLTRRQREELLASEMHAQAKSQDFTVEMLSGMEVLKSSGAQGQAVGHWEELYTRQLNASSRKRYYQGVVDALAAGLQVGAPSVLLGTGLWQVLRGELTLGAMLTAQALALGALAPLASLVAVGGQLQLAGSYLERIDDLLETAPEQDARKVRPAPKLAGGITVEGVRFRYGALESPSLHDVSLRIAPGQWAAIVGPSGGGKSTLARVLLGLYRPEAGRVLFDGMDLTELESDSVRQQLGIVVQDTRLFNASVRSNIAFADPSIPLSAVVDAATRAGIHEDILALPLGYDTPLGDQGASLSGGQRQRLALARALVRRPSVLLLDEATSALDAVTERRVQQALQSLSCTRVTIAHRLSTVAGADILFVMEKGRIVEQGTHAELLARGGAYARLVQAQLEMPSRPKALAG; encoded by the coding sequence ATGGGAGCGTGGCGTGAGCTGAAGCGGCGGTGGCGCCGGGTGCCGTTCCTCCAGCAGTTCACCGCGGCGGACTGCGGCCCCACGTGCCTGGCCATGGTGCTCGCGTACCATGGCGCCCCCGCGCGGCCCGCGGAGGTGCGCGGGGCGGTGGGGGCGGGGCGTGGTGGCGCGCACGCACTGGCGCTGGTGGAGGCGGCGAAGCGCTTCGGCCTGGACGCGCGTGGGGTGAGCGTGGGCATGGACGAACTGCCCGCGCTGGACCGCGGCTCCATCCTCCACTGGGAGTTCAACCACTACGTCGTCTTCGACGGGCTGTGGCGGGGTGGGGTGGACGTGGTGGACCCGGCGCTGGGACGGAGGCGGCTGTCCTGGGACGCGTTCCGCGACGCCTTCACCGGCGTGGCGCTGCTGTTCGAGCCCACGCCCGCGCTCCGTGGAGGCCACACGCGGCCGGCCCTGCTGCGCCGCCTGCCTGCGCTGCTGCGCGGGCACGCAGGCAACTGGACGCGCATCTTCGCGGTGTCGCTGGTGCTGCAGGTGCTGTCCCTGGTGCTGCCCTTCCTCACGGGCATGGCGGTGGACCGGGTGGTGCCGCGTCAGGACACGAGCCTGCTGGCCGCGCTCGGGGTGGGCGTGGGGCTGGTGCTGGTGTGCCACGTCCTGGCCACGTCGCTGCGCTCGGCCCTGCTGGTGCGGCTGCGCGTGGCGCTGGACGTGGGCATGGCGGGCCAGTTGGTGCGGCACCTGGTGTCGCTGCCGTATGCCTTCCTCCAGCAGCGCTCGTCGGGCGACCTGATGATGCGCATCAACAGCCTGGCCATCATCCGCGAGGCGCTGGGCTCGGCCACGCTGGCGGTGATGCTGGACGGGCTGCTCATCGTGTCCTCGGTGGCGATGCTGGCGGGCCTGAGCCGGCCTCTGCTCCTGGCGGTGGGGGCGGTTGCGGTGGCGCAGGTGCTGGTGCTGCTGCTGACACGCCGCCAGCGCGAGGAGTTGCTGGCCAGCGAGATGCACGCCCAGGCGAAGTCCCAGGACTTCACGGTGGAGATGCTGTCCGGCATGGAGGTGCTGAAGTCCTCCGGCGCGCAGGGACAGGCGGTGGGGCACTGGGAGGAGCTCTACACGCGGCAGCTCAATGCCTCTTCGCGCAAGCGCTACTACCAGGGCGTGGTGGACGCGCTGGCGGCGGGGCTCCAGGTGGGCGCGCCCTCCGTGTTGCTGGGCACGGGGCTCTGGCAGGTGCTGCGCGGCGAGCTGACGCTGGGGGCGATGCTGACAGCGCAGGCATTGGCCCTGGGCGCGCTGGCCCCGCTGGCTTCCCTGGTCGCGGTGGGCGGGCAGTTGCAGCTCGCGGGCAGCTATCTGGAGCGCATCGACGATCTGCTGGAGACGGCCCCGGAGCAGGACGCGCGGAAGGTGCGGCCCGCGCCGAAGCTGGCGGGCGGCATCACCGTGGAGGGCGTCCGCTTCCGCTACGGCGCGCTGGAGTCACCGTCCCTGCACGACGTGTCGCTGAGGATCGCCCCGGGGCAGTGGGCGGCCATCGTCGGCCCCTCCGGCGGAGGCAAGTCCACGCTGGCGCGCGTGCTGTTGGGGTTGTACCGGCCGGAGGCGGGGCGGGTGCTCTTCGACGGGATGGACCTGACGGAGCTGGAGAGCGACTCGGTGCGCCAGCAGTTGGGCATCGTGGTGCAGGACACGCGGCTGTTCAACGCGTCGGTGCGCAGCAACATCGCCTTCGCGGATCCGTCCATCCCGCTGTCCGCCGTGGTGGACGCGGCGACGCGCGCGGGCATCCACGAGGACATCCTCGCGCTGCCGCTGGGCTACGACACACCCCTGGGAGACCAGGGGGCCAGCCTGTCCGGAGGACAGCGGCAGCGGCTGGCCCTGGCGCGCGCGCTGGTGCGCCGGCCCTCGGTGCTGCTCCTGGACGAAGCGACGAGCGCGCTGGACGCCGTCACCGAGCGGCGCGTGCAGCAGGCGCTTCAATCCCTCTCATGCACCCGCGTCACCATCGCCCACCGGCTGAGCACCGTGGCCGGCGCGGACATCCTCTTCGTCATGGAGAAGGGCCGCATCGTGGAGCAGGGCACGCACGCGGAGCTGCTCGCGCGAGGTGGGGCCTACGCACGGCTCGTGCAGGCCCAGCTCGAAATGCCCTCACGCCCCAAGGCGCTCGCGGGCTGA
- a CDS encoding lanthionine synthetase C family protein translates to MMAHSIRPPQESPRWWPLLTGSLADQAAETVRAITSELHKPFTHKGARIAERLSSQALLHGYLARVWPGGDDPEHAARFLDGALDEVGRRGMRPALHGGFVQVSWVLHHLGAHLLPDQLGAEDDPLEDVEAALEDVLGVERWVQHYDLIAGLVGLGVFALERLPGARARRCLERVVHHLLAVSELGPQGRAWRTPPELIPTSTRKKQQDGGYNLGVAHGNPGVVGLLAAAWAHGVDRARVGPALEEAVRWLLAQRQPEGSLSAFAYYADDEVRRSQVSRGAWCYGDPGVAATLLMAARAVGNAEWERVAVETGLRAVRRPEETRDVMDGGLCHGEAGLAHLFHRMYRLTGEEAFGREARECFARLLARRVPGEGVGGYAVWFPREIYPDRVEDNASFLTGSVGIALALLAAISDEEPAWDRMLLASFRPPLEPGHGR, encoded by the coding sequence ATGATGGCCCATTCCATCCGTCCCCCACAGGAGTCCCCCCGGTGGTGGCCGCTGCTCACCGGCTCGCTGGCGGACCAGGCCGCGGAGACGGTGCGTGCCATCACCTCCGAGCTGCACAAGCCCTTCACCCACAAGGGCGCGCGCATCGCGGAGCGTCTGTCGAGCCAGGCGCTGCTGCACGGCTACCTGGCTCGCGTGTGGCCCGGGGGAGATGATCCGGAGCACGCGGCGCGCTTCCTGGACGGGGCGCTGGATGAAGTGGGGCGCCGGGGGATGCGCCCGGCGCTGCATGGCGGCTTCGTCCAGGTGTCGTGGGTGCTGCACCACCTGGGCGCGCACCTGCTGCCGGATCAACTGGGCGCGGAGGATGATCCGCTGGAGGACGTGGAGGCGGCGCTGGAGGACGTCCTGGGCGTCGAGCGCTGGGTGCAGCATTACGATCTCATCGCCGGGCTGGTGGGCCTGGGCGTCTTCGCGCTGGAGCGGCTGCCGGGGGCCCGGGCGCGGCGGTGCCTGGAGCGCGTCGTCCACCACCTGCTGGCCGTGTCGGAGCTGGGGCCGCAAGGACGCGCGTGGCGGACCCCTCCGGAGCTCATCCCCACGTCCACCCGCAAGAAGCAGCAGGACGGCGGTTACAACCTGGGCGTGGCCCACGGCAACCCGGGCGTGGTGGGCCTGCTGGCGGCCGCGTGGGCGCACGGCGTCGACCGGGCGCGGGTGGGGCCCGCGCTGGAGGAGGCGGTGCGATGGCTGCTCGCGCAGAGGCAGCCGGAGGGCTCGCTGTCCGCCTTCGCCTACTACGCGGACGACGAAGTGCGGCGCTCCCAGGTGTCGCGGGGCGCGTGGTGCTACGGGGATCCGGGCGTGGCCGCGACGCTGCTGATGGCCGCGCGAGCGGTGGGCAACGCGGAGTGGGAGCGGGTGGCGGTGGAGACGGGCCTGCGCGCGGTGCGCCGACCCGAGGAGACGCGCGACGTGATGGACGGCGGCCTGTGCCACGGCGAGGCCGGGCTGGCGCACCTGTTCCACCGCATGTATCGGCTGACGGGGGAGGAGGCCTTCGGCCGCGAGGCGCGCGAGTGCTTCGCGAGGCTCCTGGCGCGGCGCGTGCCCGGAGAAGGCGTCGGCGGCTACGCGGTGTGGTTCCCCCGCGAGATCTATCCGGACCGGGTGGAGGACAACGCCAGCTTCCTGACGGGCTCGGTGGGCATCGCGCTCGCGCTGCTGGCGGCCATCAGCGACGAGGAGCCGGCGTGGGATCGGATGCTGCTCGCGTCCTTCCGTCCGCCGTTGGAGCCGGGACATGGCCGCTGA
- a CDS encoding class I lanthipeptide: MKKPTKKLTLSKDTLRALNETQLKQVAGGIPPSVYDCDGTDPTEATVCYTNALCQTQEYFGCCF, translated from the coding sequence ATGAAGAAGCCCACCAAGAAGCTGACGCTGTCGAAGGACACCCTGCGCGCGCTGAACGAGACCCAGCTGAAGCAGGTTGCCGGTGGCATTCCGCCCTCCGTCTACGATTGCGATGGTACGGATCCGACCGAGGCCACCGTCTGCTACACGAACGCGCTCTGCCAGACGCAGGAATACTTCGGCTGCTGCTTCTGA
- a CDS encoding lantibiotic dehydratase: MSQPRRRAPEGQRPPPAPSLMEPADFFVLRTPLLPFDAVEQWSSQLTAPHATGSLANALDADRTLLRTRLRAYVERPEVREALFVASPSLEEGLPLWFQSPDSEYGLKVERALVRYFLRMAGRCTPFGLFASCSVGRLGARTHLAVADARECQRDTRLDMDYLTRLVGALVRHPALHEVLRYRPNGSLYRAAGRLRYVETRHAGAVRRHHLSSVRPDAYLEAVLESARAGARPEQLVRTLVALDAEVDAHEAAEYVRTLVDNDLLVPELAVPVTGPEPLPYLVERLRVLAQEAGPGEAARVAMDAATCLADVGDHLTRLDAEGPGRSKEAYVAIATRLEALPVKVELPRLFQVDLYRPAPGATLGPEVLAEVTRAVELVRHMGPQVGRSPLSAFCEAFTRRYEGREVPLLEALDEESGVGFQVSNAPAADGAPLLRGLAFPAATEAGGVFGARELHLMRRLTGSPGARVLTLGEEDLKALSSEKAAPPPDAISVGFSVLAGSDEAFTRGDFSLVLRGAGGPSGANTLGRFCHGDEALRDAVGRHLRAEEALRPDAVFAEVVHLPEGRIGNVLLRPQLRGHEIPFLGASGAPDARQIPVEDLRVSVVDGRVVLRSKRLGREVLPRLTTAHNFSRGLGVYRFLCMLQHEGRAVGLSWSWGALEGLDFLPRVVSGRVVLSLARWRLGPDVLKPLSAARGEECFRAVQALRERLGLPRHVALVNGDNVLPLDLDNVLCVETLASLVKDSARAVLREQLVGPDALCAHGPEGRFVHELFLPMVRRQEPTVSAPAPRQAPAAGAPRHFAPGSEWLYAKLYAGTAGADDVLCDAVAPLVERLVREGVVDRWFFIRFEDPDWHLRLRLHGDPARLHRDALPALSAAVAPLAREGVVWKVQLDTYERELERYGGPEGMALAEELFHVDSDAVLKLMALLDGDAGAEARWQLTLRGMDLLLDDLGLDLRAKLTVAERSRDYFGREFRMDTAFTHQLGARYRQARAALEAAWAPDAEEGPLLVEGLAVLRERSERLAPVRRRLVAASHEGRLGVALPALAGTLLHMHANRMLRSAARAQELVLYDFLARMYQSQLARARAQEPRP; encoded by the coding sequence ATGTCCCAGCCCCGCCGCCGCGCTCCCGAGGGGCAGCGCCCGCCTCCCGCCCCGTCCCTGATGGAACCCGCGGACTTCTTCGTCCTGCGCACTCCGCTCCTGCCCTTCGACGCAGTGGAGCAGTGGAGCTCGCAGCTCACCGCGCCGCACGCCACCGGGTCGCTCGCGAACGCGCTGGACGCGGATCGCACGCTGTTACGCACGCGGCTGCGCGCGTACGTGGAGCGGCCGGAGGTTCGCGAGGCCCTCTTCGTCGCGTCGCCTTCACTGGAGGAGGGGCTGCCGCTCTGGTTCCAGTCGCCGGACAGCGAGTACGGGCTCAAGGTGGAGCGGGCCCTGGTGCGCTACTTCCTGCGCATGGCGGGGCGCTGCACGCCCTTCGGTCTCTTCGCGTCGTGCTCCGTGGGGCGTCTGGGCGCGCGCACGCACCTGGCGGTGGCGGACGCACGCGAGTGCCAGCGCGACACGCGTCTGGATATGGACTACCTCACGCGGCTGGTGGGGGCGCTGGTGCGCCATCCGGCCCTGCACGAGGTGCTGCGCTACCGTCCCAATGGCAGCCTGTACCGCGCGGCCGGGCGGCTTCGCTACGTGGAGACGCGGCACGCAGGCGCGGTGCGCCGGCACCACCTGTCCTCGGTGCGGCCGGATGCGTACCTGGAAGCGGTGCTGGAGAGCGCGCGCGCAGGAGCCCGGCCGGAGCAATTGGTGCGGACGCTGGTGGCGCTGGACGCAGAGGTGGATGCCCACGAGGCCGCTGAGTACGTGCGCACGCTCGTGGACAACGATCTGCTGGTGCCGGAGCTGGCCGTGCCCGTCACCGGGCCGGAGCCGCTCCCGTACCTGGTGGAGCGGTTGCGCGTGCTGGCGCAAGAGGCGGGCCCGGGTGAGGCCGCGCGGGTGGCGATGGATGCGGCCACGTGCCTGGCGGACGTTGGAGATCACCTGACCAGACTGGATGCGGAAGGTCCAGGCCGGTCGAAGGAGGCCTACGTCGCCATCGCCACGCGGCTCGAGGCGCTTCCCGTGAAGGTGGAGCTCCCGCGCCTCTTCCAGGTGGACCTCTACCGTCCGGCGCCCGGCGCCACGCTGGGGCCGGAGGTGCTGGCGGAGGTGACGCGCGCGGTGGAGCTCGTCCGGCACATGGGGCCTCAGGTGGGCCGCTCGCCGCTGAGCGCGTTCTGCGAGGCCTTCACCCGCCGCTACGAGGGCCGCGAGGTGCCGCTGCTGGAGGCGCTCGACGAGGAGTCCGGCGTGGGCTTCCAGGTGTCCAACGCGCCCGCCGCGGATGGGGCGCCGCTGTTGCGCGGGCTGGCGTTCCCCGCCGCGACGGAAGCCGGAGGGGTGTTTGGCGCGCGCGAGCTGCACCTGATGCGCCGGCTGACCGGCAGCCCTGGCGCCCGCGTGCTGACGCTGGGCGAGGAGGACCTGAAGGCGCTGTCCTCGGAGAAGGCCGCGCCGCCGCCGGACGCCATCTCCGTGGGCTTCAGCGTGCTGGCCGGCTCGGACGAGGCCTTCACGCGAGGCGACTTCTCGCTGGTGCTGCGCGGCGCGGGAGGGCCCTCTGGCGCCAACACCCTGGGCCGCTTCTGTCATGGGGATGAGGCGCTGCGCGACGCGGTGGGGCGGCACCTGCGCGCCGAGGAGGCGCTCCGCCCGGACGCCGTCTTCGCGGAGGTGGTGCACCTGCCGGAGGGGCGCATCGGCAACGTGCTGCTGCGGCCCCAACTGCGCGGGCACGAGATTCCCTTCCTGGGAGCCTCCGGTGCGCCCGACGCGCGGCAGATCCCGGTGGAGGACCTGCGGGTGTCGGTGGTGGATGGGCGCGTGGTGCTGCGCTCGAAGCGGCTGGGCCGCGAGGTGCTGCCGAGGCTCACCACCGCGCACAACTTCTCCCGGGGCCTGGGCGTCTACCGCTTCCTGTGCATGCTCCAGCACGAGGGACGCGCGGTGGGCCTGTCGTGGAGCTGGGGCGCGCTGGAGGGTCTGGATTTCCTGCCGCGGGTGGTGTCCGGCCGGGTGGTGTTGTCACTGGCGAGGTGGCGGCTGGGGCCGGACGTGTTGAAGCCGCTGAGCGCGGCGCGAGGCGAGGAGTGCTTCCGCGCCGTGCAGGCGCTTCGCGAGCGGCTGGGCTTGCCGCGCCACGTGGCGCTGGTGAATGGCGACAACGTGCTGCCGCTGGACCTGGACAACGTCCTGTGCGTGGAGACGCTCGCGTCGCTGGTGAAGGACAGCGCCCGCGCCGTGCTGCGCGAGCAACTGGTCGGGCCGGACGCGCTGTGCGCCCACGGCCCGGAGGGACGCTTCGTCCATGAGCTGTTCCTCCCCATGGTGCGGCGTCAGGAGCCCACGGTCTCCGCGCCGGCCCCGCGCCAGGCTCCCGCCGCGGGCGCCCCCCGGCACTTCGCGCCCGGCTCGGAGTGGCTCTACGCGAAGCTGTACGCGGGCACCGCTGGCGCGGATGACGTGCTGTGCGACGCGGTGGCGCCGCTGGTGGAGCGGCTCGTCCGCGAGGGCGTGGTGGACCGCTGGTTCTTCATCCGCTTCGAGGATCCGGACTGGCACTTGCGCCTGCGGCTGCACGGGGATCCGGCCCGCCTGCACCGGGACGCACTGCCCGCGCTGTCCGCCGCGGTGGCGCCGCTGGCTCGGGAGGGCGTGGTGTGGAAGGTGCAGCTCGACACGTACGAGCGGGAGCTGGAGCGCTACGGTGGTCCGGAGGGCATGGCCCTGGCCGAGGAGCTGTTCCACGTGGACAGCGACGCGGTGCTGAAGCTGATGGCGCTGCTGGACGGTGACGCGGGCGCGGAGGCCCGGTGGCAGCTCACCCTGCGGGGCATGGATTTGCTGCTGGACGACCTGGGTCTGGACCTCCGCGCGAAGCTGACGGTGGCCGAGCGCTCCCGCGACTACTTCGGGCGGGAGTTCCGCATGGACACGGCTTTCACGCACCAGCTCGGTGCCCGCTACCGGCAGGCCCGCGCCGCACTGGAGGCGGCCTGGGCTCCAGACGCGGAAGAAGGCCCGCTGCTCGTCGAGGGCCTCGCCGTGCTGCGCGAACGTTCGGAGCGGCTTGCCCCCGTGCGGCGGCGCCTGGTGGCGGCCTCCCATGAGGGCCGGCTCGGCGTGGCGCTGCCCGCGCTGGCTGGAACCCTGCTGCACATGCACGCCAACCGGATGCTGCGCTCGGCGGCGCGCGCGCAGGAGCTGGTGCTCTACGACTTCCTCGCCCGGATGTACCAATCCCAGCTCGCGCGCGCCCGCGCGCAGGAGCCGCGCCCATGA
- a CDS encoding OprO/OprP family phosphate-selective porin, with translation MSAFSAAHLATLGLLLFCAPPARAQATEPEKSPEPPSVQLSEEGYVFSTADKAFVLKIRGQLQGDGRFYVADSDRTGTNTFLIRRLRPFLDGTLFGFVDFRLMPDFGVNQPLVQDAYIDLRPVEWLRLRAGRFKTPFGLELLQANTDVPFIERSLTFGLVPIRDAGLQLHGDIAGGRLSYAFAVVNGDPDGASIDVNTDDSFDLVARVFAQPFKGDTGSALQGLGLGFAVTRGLQFGTPSANTSTTALAPQRSTGQEIIFNYLNNGTAGPTVIADGEHLRLSPQGYFYWGPVGLLAEYVLSSQEVSIGDQRARLRHHAWQAYASYVLGGEASFTGPKPHRPFDPKTGKGGALEISVRYQGLDLDDDAFPVFADPTRSVSQAQGFGVATLFAFNRRVRVALNYHHTRYEGGAVDGDREAENVVMSRFQVAF, from the coding sequence GTGTCCGCCTTCTCCGCCGCCCACCTCGCCACCCTGGGGTTGCTGTTGTTCTGCGCGCCCCCAGCCCGCGCCCAGGCGACCGAGCCCGAAAAGTCCCCGGAGCCCCCCAGCGTCCAGCTCTCCGAGGAAGGCTATGTCTTCTCCACCGCCGACAAGGCCTTCGTGCTGAAGATCCGCGGACAGCTCCAGGGAGACGGCCGCTTCTACGTGGCGGACTCGGACCGGACCGGCACCAACACGTTCCTCATCCGGCGCCTGCGCCCCTTCCTGGACGGGACGCTGTTCGGCTTCGTGGACTTCCGGCTGATGCCGGACTTCGGCGTCAATCAACCGCTCGTCCAGGACGCGTACATCGACCTGCGCCCCGTCGAGTGGCTGCGCCTGCGCGCGGGCCGCTTCAAGACGCCCTTCGGGCTGGAGCTGCTCCAGGCCAACACGGACGTCCCCTTCATCGAACGCTCGCTCACCTTCGGCCTGGTCCCCATCCGCGACGCGGGCCTGCAACTGCACGGAGACATCGCCGGGGGGCGCCTCAGCTATGCGTTCGCGGTGGTCAACGGCGATCCCGACGGCGCCAGCATCGACGTCAACACGGACGACAGCTTCGACCTGGTGGCCCGCGTCTTCGCCCAGCCCTTCAAGGGCGACACGGGCTCCGCGCTCCAGGGCCTGGGCCTGGGCTTCGCCGTCACCCGGGGACTTCAGTTCGGCACGCCCTCCGCCAACACCTCCACCACCGCCCTGGCGCCGCAGCGCAGCACCGGCCAGGAGATCATCTTCAACTATCTGAACAACGGGACCGCCGGTCCGACCGTCATCGCGGACGGAGAGCACCTGCGTCTGTCGCCCCAGGGCTACTTCTACTGGGGCCCGGTGGGGCTCCTCGCGGAGTACGTCCTGTCGTCGCAGGAGGTGAGCATCGGTGACCAGCGCGCGCGCCTGCGCCACCACGCGTGGCAGGCGTATGCGTCGTATGTGCTGGGCGGGGAAGCGTCCTTCACGGGCCCCAAGCCGCACCGCCCCTTCGACCCCAAGACGGGCAAGGGCGGCGCGCTGGAGATCTCCGTGCGCTACCAGGGCCTGGATCTGGACGACGACGCGTTCCCCGTGTTCGCGGACCCCACCCGCTCCGTGAGCCAGGCCCAGGGCTTCGGCGTCGCCACCCTCTTCGCCTTCAACCGGCGCGTGCGCGTCGCGTTGAACTACCACCACACGCGCTACGAAGGCGGGGCGGTGGATGGCGACCGGGAAGCCGAGAACGTGGTGATGTCCCGGTTCCAGGTCGCGTTCTGA
- a CDS encoding 2OG-Fe(II) oxygenase yields the protein MPEYVTHRGALPRAELESLGDALLGSRFVARSPLMGTFRASRGFAFVFTREGRATLEARFPFLSVYLRRILDDDSARGLLPWTQRWFGGRDTRPRPNAFYLNLLLLDAGTPVGRHIDATLQEPSGVPDATPEHVSVLYLRVPRGARGGALRLLRDNRLQGEVRPRPGLLVHFRGDLQHEVQPFTGGPEGALRASLVCEQYAFADDVLPRLPVFRIQSKAGFSAFLEAQRERDGAAPSVGTLEE from the coding sequence GTGCCCGAGTACGTCACCCACCGCGGCGCCCTGCCCCGCGCCGAGCTGGAGTCCCTGGGGGATGCCCTGCTCGGCTCCCGCTTCGTCGCGCGCAGCCCGTTGATGGGGACGTTCCGCGCGAGCCGGGGCTTCGCGTTCGTCTTCACGCGCGAGGGCCGCGCGACGCTGGAGGCCCGCTTCCCGTTCCTGTCCGTCTACCTGCGCCGCATCCTCGACGACGACAGCGCGCGCGGGCTCCTGCCCTGGACGCAGCGCTGGTTCGGAGGCCGGGACACGCGTCCGCGTCCCAATGCGTTCTACCTGAACCTGCTCTTGCTGGACGCGGGCACGCCGGTGGGACGCCACATCGACGCGACGTTGCAGGAGCCCAGCGGCGTCCCGGACGCGACGCCCGAGCACGTGAGCGTCCTGTACCTACGGGTGCCACGGGGCGCGCGGGGAGGCGCGCTGCGGCTCTTGCGAGACAACCGGCTCCAGGGCGAGGTGCGGCCCCGGCCGGGCCTGCTGGTCCACTTCCGGGGCGACCTCCAGCACGAGGTCCAGCCCTTCACCGGAGGCCCGGAGGGCGCCCTGCGCGCGAGCCTCGTCTGCGAGCAGTACGCCTTCGCGGACGACGTGCTGCCCCGGCTGCCGGTGTTCCGCATCCAATCCAAGGCGGGCTTCTCCGCCTTCCTGGAGGCCCAGCGCGAGCGCGACGGCGCGGCCCCTTCCGTGGGAACGCTGGAGGAGTGA